A stretch of the Rodentibacter haemolyticus genome encodes the following:
- a CDS encoding Ig-like domain-containing protein: MANFSLSNQRILYLHLRNYAMAVLHIIKQNHLEKISLPKQQQIRLNAETDTQYQLVDENGQVIDNIKAELVGDDLTIVLENEQTTLVLENYKTAYPVESQIYLTEQNAAVEKMAEASQVVQATEVISLKHLAIFGLSALAIGGAFLIAKNRGNGGSSSAEQPKQEEIVPPTEEQPKQEEIVPPAEQPKQEEIAPPAEQPKQEEIAPPAEQPKQEDITPPAEQPKQEEIAPPAEQPKQEEIAPPAEQPKQEEIVPPAEQPKQEEIAPPAEQPKQEEIAPPAEQPKQEEITPPAEQPKQEEITPPVEPTTPPIQPTIKLNEVAEDNILNINESQSDILISGVTSNIIDGSSVILTVGDTEIATSVENNRFSAFIPGIILAKTNQIKATVQLTDNAGNPISVSEEKTYEVNTELPAVNITIDPINQGKILNQADQAKEILISGNIELENGVQILEVQVTIGQDSRVAQVNGNEWSISVLGQDLTSAIKPAISVKAIVQNAVGNIAEKTKQQDYEVDITPPSAALTLNDITADNIINLAESKGNITISGKVSGEVKAGDVVTLTVGDQAVEKVALSTSGDFSLEVEASKLTHGTAVTASLVISDNAGNEATISQTKAYEVDLEIDTPEITLTVANDNFINVNEGKTDVVVSGSVKNIADGAKVQLKLGEFSQEVDVQNGQFSTTISKEVMLANRAISATAVNTDNAGNRAEKTETQAYEVDPNLVAGIQLTKIGEAFSTELSGTTRISGTVEFDGVYAQGQNPRMLRAVNVVIGEKTYTTGFDGKTKSFYLDIPNEELAQLNGQTVSINFLNRKEISHTAVSDTDPVNLFENVHTLEKQDDGSYQLKNLGGTYQINQGITWQRVEVQVKSFNLESSGLNANNQVEIQPNKAQITGRVDGSAKAGDQVVVKIGDQTFETQVKTDRTFLVEVDPAQLAKQESVQAVLKTQDIAGKMITVQAVENYTTPNVVSAEFVSQREVAKADRKTDHTKEDYNFPYFINGLLIDPDMGINTSLPVGGNKTPLVIKYHFMTAEEAKNSPIQQDSNQEGPKFEAGVYFDYDDALKARIRQAYKVYEEYLNIQFVETNNAAEAQARHYLGQAPVDLVASGSVGHTQNVGLLWNKTNYDVNTQQLKLNNQIDFTNIHEIGHNYHLGHTEYSDPQTGLPTPIAGFENEANVEFSVMSYNGFLNANPIVGLRMSDYSPMRPFDLATLHYRYGVNPNSRAGNDTYGFRDYNGLETDGALYIWDGGGVDTFDASNENIGVNVDLTPGSWIYRGTERKQYFLAEGSETLSAHEYFGLDAQAVIHGKFAPELSFGPFGVPSDSITFHKYVKDQAFIGFGTQIENLIGSAYDDVLTGNNADNNIQGGAGNDIIRGGAGNDYLNGGEGNDQMYGGAGDDTFVVDNVGDSVIENANEGTDTVISSVDYTLSENIENLTLIGTTAKQATGNTLDNVLTANNIGNTLNGGEGNDRLIGGLGDDTLTGGAGNDTFVFQTELNGNIDTITDFDGGDKIALSSVIFTALKPAMANFDDYIQYDSASGKLSYDADGQGGRDAVHFANLNTGLTLNQNQYEIV; encoded by the coding sequence ATGGCGAACTTTTCGTTGAGTAATCAACGTATTTTATATCTTCATTTAAGGAATTACGCTATGGCGGTGCTTCATATCATTAAACAAAATCATCTTGAAAAGATTTCCCTTCCTAAACAGCAACAGATTCGTCTTAACGCAGAAACAGATACACAGTATCAACTCGTTGATGAAAATGGACAAGTAATCGACAATATTAAGGCAGAGCTTGTGGGTGATGATCTCACCATTGTTTTAGAAAATGAACAAACGACATTAGTTTTAGAAAATTACAAAACCGCTTATCCGGTAGAAAGTCAGATTTATTTAACAGAGCAAAATGCTGCTGTGGAAAAAATGGCTGAAGCCTCTCAGGTTGTTCAGGCGACTGAAGTAATAAGTCTCAAGCATCTTGCTATTTTTGGTTTAAGTGCTTTAGCGATAGGAGGTGCTTTTTTAATCGCAAAAAATAGAGGAAATGGAGGTTCTTCATCGGCAGAGCAACCGAAGCAGGAAGAAATCGTTCCTCCAACGGAAGAACAACCGAAGCAGGAAGAAATCGTTCCACCGGCAGAACAGCCGAAACAGGAAGAAATTGCTCCACCGGCAGAACAACCGAAGCAGGAAGAAATCGCTCCACCGGCAGAGCAACCGAAGCAGGAAGATATCACGCCACCGGCAGAACAACCGAAGCAGGAAGAAATCGCTCCACCGGCAGAACAGCCTAAACAGGAAGAAATCGCTCCACCGGCAGAACAGCCGAAGCAGGAAGAAATCGTTCCACCGGCAGAACAGCCGAAACAGGAAGAAATCGCTCCACCAGCAGAGCAACCGAAACAGGAAGAAATCGCTCCACCGGCAGAACAACCGAAGCAGGAGGAAATCACACCACCGGCAGAGCAACCGAAGCAGGAAGAAATTACACCACCAGTAGAACCAACAACCCCACCGATTCAACCAACGATTAAACTCAATGAGGTGGCGGAAGATAATATTCTCAATATTAACGAAAGTCAGTCAGATATTTTAATTTCAGGCGTAACGAGCAATATTATTGATGGAAGTTCGGTCATCCTTACCGTGGGCGATACCGAGATCGCAACCTCTGTAGAGAATAATCGCTTCTCTGCTTTCATTCCGGGCATCATTCTTGCGAAAACGAATCAGATTAAAGCAACTGTTCAGCTAACGGATAATGCAGGGAATCCGATTTCTGTTTCTGAGGAAAAAACCTATGAAGTGAATACCGAACTCCCAGCGGTAAATATCACGATTGATCCGATTAACCAAGGTAAAATCCTTAATCAAGCTGATCAAGCAAAAGAAATATTGATCAGCGGAAACATTGAATTAGAAAACGGAGTTCAAATTCTTGAAGTGCAGGTAACTATTGGGCAAGACTCAAGAGTTGCTCAAGTAAATGGGAATGAATGGTCTATCTCTGTTTTAGGGCAAGACTTAACCTCTGCGATCAAACCTGCTATTAGTGTAAAAGCCATCGTGCAAAATGCGGTAGGAAATATTGCAGAGAAGACTAAACAGCAAGACTATGAAGTAGATATTACCCCACCGTCAGCGGCATTAACGCTGAATGATATTACTGCAGATAACATTATCAATCTTGCCGAATCAAAAGGGAATATCACGATTTCGGGTAAAGTCAGCGGGGAAGTTAAAGCTGGCGATGTGGTAACCCTCACGGTTGGAGATCAAGCGGTCGAAAAAGTGGCATTATCTACCAGTGGCGATTTTAGCCTTGAAGTCGAGGCGAGCAAATTAACTCACGGCACAGCGGTAACGGCGAGCTTAGTGATTTCAGACAATGCAGGCAACGAAGCCACGATAAGCCAAACAAAAGCGTATGAGGTAGATTTAGAGATTGATACACCTGAAATCACGCTGACTGTGGCGAATGATAACTTTATCAATGTAAACGAAGGCAAAACTGATGTCGTGGTGAGTGGTTCGGTGAAAAATATTGCTGACGGAGCAAAAGTGCAGTTAAAACTCGGCGAGTTTTCTCAAGAGGTGGATGTACAAAATGGGCAATTTAGCACAACCATTTCAAAAGAGGTAATGTTGGCAAATCGTGCAATTTCTGCCACTGCGGTAAATACGGATAATGCGGGCAATCGTGCAGAAAAAACCGAGACACAAGCCTATGAGGTTGATCCTAATTTAGTCGCCGGTATTCAGCTTACTAAAATTGGGGAAGCATTTTCCACCGAGTTATCAGGCACCACCCGCATCAGTGGTACAGTTGAATTTGATGGCGTTTATGCCCAAGGGCAAAACCCAAGAATGTTGCGTGCGGTGAATGTCGTGATTGGCGAGAAAACCTATACCACAGGTTTTGATGGCAAAACGAAGTCCTTTTATCTCGATATTCCAAATGAGGAGCTTGCTCAATTAAACGGTCAGACGGTGAGTATCAATTTCTTAAATCGCAAAGAGATTTCGCACACGGCTGTTTCTGATACTGATCCGGTCAATTTATTTGAAAATGTGCATACCCTTGAAAAACAAGATGATGGGAGTTATCAGCTGAAAAATTTAGGGGGAACTTATCAAATAAATCAAGGAATCACTTGGCAGCGTGTAGAGGTTCAGGTTAAATCATTCAACCTAGAAAGCAGCGGATTAAATGCGAATAACCAAGTTGAGATCCAACCAAACAAGGCACAGATTACAGGTCGTGTGGACGGTAGTGCGAAAGCCGGTGATCAAGTCGTAGTGAAAATTGGCGATCAAACTTTTGAAACGCAGGTAAAAACTGACCGCACTTTCTTGGTTGAAGTTGATCCAGCACAGTTGGCAAAGCAAGAGAGTGTACAAGCGGTCTTAAAAACGCAAGATATTGCAGGCAAAATGATCACGGTACAAGCTGTGGAAAACTATACTACGCCGAATGTGGTTTCTGCTGAATTTGTATCCCAACGTGAAGTGGCGAAAGCAGATCGAAAAACCGATCACACCAAAGAAGATTATAATTTCCCTTACTTTATCAATGGGTTGTTGATTGATCCGGATATGGGGATCAATACAAGCCTGCCTGTGGGAGGAAATAAAACGCCATTGGTGATTAAATATCACTTTATGACAGCAGAAGAAGCAAAGAACAGCCCAATCCAACAAGATTCTAATCAAGAGGGGCCTAAGTTTGAAGCAGGTGTGTATTTTGATTATGATGATGCACTTAAAGCGCGTATTCGACAGGCTTATAAAGTTTATGAAGAATATTTGAATATACAATTTGTTGAAACGAATAATGCCGCTGAAGCTCAAGCTCGCCATTATCTTGGTCAAGCCCCTGTGGACTTGGTTGCGTCAGGTTCGGTAGGTCATACCCAAAATGTCGGCTTACTTTGGAATAAAACAAACTATGACGTAAATACCCAACAGTTGAAGTTAAACAATCAGATTGATTTTACAAATATTCACGAAATTGGGCATAACTACCATTTGGGGCATACCGAATATAGTGATCCTCAAACGGGACTGCCTACCCCTATTGCAGGATTTGAGAATGAAGCCAACGTTGAATTTAGCGTAATGTCTTACAATGGATTCCTAAACGCCAATCCGATAGTTGGGTTAAGAATGTCTGACTATAGCCCAATGCGTCCGTTTGACTTAGCAACATTACATTATCGCTATGGCGTTAATCCAAATAGCCGTGCAGGGAATGATACTTACGGTTTCCGTGATTACAATGGCTTGGAAACGGATGGTGCTTTATATATTTGGGATGGCGGTGGTGTCGATACCTTTGATGCGTCCAATGAAAATATCGGGGTTAATGTGGATTTAACACCGGGTTCTTGGATTTATCGTGGCACAGAGCGGAAACAATATTTTCTTGCAGAAGGGAGTGAGACTCTCTCTGCACACGAATATTTTGGGCTTGATGCTCAAGCCGTTATTCACGGCAAATTTGCCCCTGAGTTGAGTTTTGGTCCGTTTGGTGTACCAAGTGATAGTATCACTTTCCATAAATATGTGAAGGATCAAGCATTTATTGGTTTTGGAACGCAAATTGAGAACCTAATTGGATCGGCATACGATGATGTGCTAACGGGTAACAATGCAGATAACAATATTCAAGGGGGAGCAGGTAATGACATTATCCGAGGCGGAGCCGGCAATGATTATCTAAACGGTGGCGAAGGGAATGATCAAATGTACGGTGGTGCAGGCGATGATACCTTTGTGGTGGATAACGTTGGCGATAGCGTGATTGAAAACGCTAATGAAGGCACAGATACTGTGATCAGTTCTGTTGATTATACCTTGTCAGAGAATATAGAAAATCTCACCTTAATCGGCACTACTGCGAAACAGGCGACGGGTAATACATTGGATAATGTCTTAACGGCGAATAATATCGGTAATACCTTAAATGGTGGCGAAGGAAATGACCGCTTGATCGGTGGTTTAGGAGATGACACCCTCACAGGTGGAGCCGGTAACGATACCTTTGTGTTCCAAACGGAATTGAACGGCAATATTGACACCATTACCGATTTTGACGGCGGGGATAAAATTGCCCTTTCCAGCGTAATTTTCACCGCTTTAAAACCAGCAATGGCAAACTTTGACGACTATATTCAATACGATAGTGCAAGTGGCAAACTTTCCTACGATGCGGACGGTCAAGGTGGACGAGATGCCGTGCATTTTGCCAACCTCAATACAGGCTTAACGCTCAACCAAAATCAGTATGAGATTGTGTAA
- a CDS encoding DUF72 domain-containing protein: protein MQTPHIHIGTGGYSDTDLLGTLYPYGTKKEDFLAVYSQHYDSVEINSTFHAPIGVKALQGMVEKAQGRLQFSVKLHQDFSHKRTATREQAVVFLRALQPLVEQHCLANLFVQFPGSFERNHANRYYLAELVRWFENYPLAIEFRHGSWHTQSVLDYFQGKQNLIWCNVDYPQNIGLPAFRFYANQRTAYLRLHGRNPNWRKAQSAQERHDYRYNEAELQNLARLLHQRKAEFDRLYLYFQNTTNSHSFYNITTLKKFLSEYGFNIKPTPEFLLGQQPLFE from the coding sequence ATGCAAACTCCCCATATCCACATCGGTACAGGTGGTTATAGTGACACAGACCTACTTGGCACACTTTATCCATACGGTACGAAGAAAGAGGATTTTCTAGCAGTGTATAGCCAACATTATGATAGCGTTGAAATAAACAGCACGTTTCACGCTCCCATTGGGGTGAAAGCGTTGCAAGGGATGGTGGAAAAAGCTCAAGGACGGTTGCAGTTTTCGGTAAAGTTACATCAAGATTTTAGCCATAAACGCACGGCTACCAGAGAACAAGCGGTCGTTTTTTTGCGGGCTTTGCAGCCGTTGGTTGAACAACATTGCCTAGCGAATTTGTTTGTTCAATTTCCTGGCAGCTTTGAGCGAAATCACGCTAATCGCTACTATCTCGCTGAATTGGTTCGCTGGTTTGAAAATTATCCGCTTGCGATCGAATTTCGGCACGGCAGTTGGCATACGCAATCGGTGTTGGATTACTTTCAAGGTAAGCAAAATCTAATTTGGTGTAACGTGGATTATCCACAAAATATCGGACTGCCTGCTTTTCGTTTTTATGCTAATCAACGCACCGCTTATTTACGCCTACACGGTCGCAACCCAAATTGGAGGAAAGCTCAATCTGCCCAAGAACGCCACGATTATCGTTATAATGAGGCGGAATTGCAAAACTTAGCACGATTACTGCACCAAAGAAAAGCCGAATTTGACAGGCTTTATCTCTATTTTCAAAATACGACTAATAGCCATTCATTTTATAATATCACTACATTAAAAAAGTTCTTGAGTGAATATGGCTTTAATATCAAACCTACACCTGAATTTTTACTTGGGCAACAACCTTTATTTGAATAA
- a CDS encoding tyrosine-type recombinase/integrase: protein MIKSFQRYLSNQNLANNTISVYLFAIKQFQNLFPEITKSNLKQYKTFLIEHYKPQTANLRIRSINYYLEFIKKERLKLTFVKVQQKTFLENVISEADYRYFKERLKADNNLYWYFVIRFMAATGARVSELIQFKCEHIKLGYIDLYSKGGKLRRIYIPELLQKECLKWLENINRQHGFIFINRYNKRITTRGIAGQLKILAKRYQLDPKLVYPHSFRHRFAKSFLERFNDLAFLADLMGHETIETTRIYLRRTSTEQQAIVNKVIDW, encoded by the coding sequence ATGATTAAATCATTTCAACGTTATCTTTCAAATCAAAATCTGGCAAATAATACAATTTCAGTTTATTTATTTGCCATTAAACAGTTCCAAAACCTCTTCCCGGAAATAACAAAATCAAATCTTAAACAATATAAAACATTCTTAATTGAACATTATAAACCGCAAACTGCTAATTTAAGAATAAGGTCTATTAACTATTATTTAGAGTTTATAAAAAAAGAAAGATTGAAATTAACTTTTGTAAAGGTACAACAAAAAACATTTTTAGAAAATGTAATTAGTGAAGCAGATTATCGTTATTTTAAAGAACGTTTGAAAGCTGATAATAATCTATATTGGTATTTTGTCATTCGCTTTATGGCTGCGACTGGAGCAAGGGTGAGTGAGCTTATACAGTTCAAATGTGAACATATTAAGTTGGGCTATATTGATCTTTATTCAAAAGGTGGAAAATTACGCAGAATTTATATTCCTGAATTATTGCAGAAAGAATGTTTAAAATGGTTAGAAAACATTAACCGACAACACGGATTTATCTTTATAAATCGTTATAATAAAAGAATTACAACTCGTGGTATTGCTGGTCAATTAAAAATTCTTGCTAAACGTTATCAACTAGATCCTAAATTAGTTTATCCTCATTCTTTTAGACATCGTTTTGCAAAAAGTTTTTTAGAACGATTTAATGATCTGGCTTTTTTAGCTGATTTAATGGGACACGAGACTATCGAAACCACTAGAATTTATTTACGCCGAACAAGTACAGAACAACAAGCGATTGTCAATAAAGTGATTGATTGGTAA
- a CDS encoding restriction endonuclease subunit S, with protein MKAQQLKNAILQLAIQGKLVSQDPNDEPASVLLEKIHQEKEKLIAEGKIKKSKKSTDKLPFQKDEQFPFDLPESWMWVRLEDISSKITDGSHNPPPNSLSGIPILSAANIFNGKIQFSSASRWVSETQWEMENKRTEIQINDILLTIVGTIGRTAVVKSNNKFALQRSVAVIKPIQIVPEYISYALQSSFLLDLMVSNSKGTAQKGVYLNAIKELTIPLPPLTEQHRIVDKIEQLFPFIDQYARKEQELTALDQAFPEKLKKSILQAAIQGKLTEQDPNDEPAIALVKRIQQEKVRLVSEKKLKKAKRQSEIIMRDNIPYEIIDGVERCIADEVPFEIPENWCWVRLGDIGKTNIGLTYSPSNISNFGTIVLRSGNIKNGLLDLNEIVKVNLDIPETKKCNKGDILICARNGSKKLVGKCAIIDQEGFSFGAFMAIFRSEFNQYIYHFLCSPLFRNDFDGINTTTINQIKQDNLNNRLIPLPPLNEQKRIVDKIEKLFLEIDKLK; from the coding sequence ATGAAAGCTCAACAATTAAAAAACGCTATTTTACAACTGGCTATTCAAGGAAAACTGGTATCGCAAGATCCAAATGATGAGCCAGCCTCGGTGCTTTTAGAAAAAATTCACCAAGAGAAAGAAAAACTTATCGCTGAAGGTAAAATAAAAAAAAGCAAAAAATCTACCGATAAACTTCCTTTTCAGAAGGATGAGCAATTCCCCTTTGATCTTCCTGAAAGTTGGATGTGGGTGAGGTTGGAAGATATTTCTTCAAAAATTACAGATGGTTCTCATAATCCACCACCAAATAGTTTATCAGGTATTCCTATTTTAAGTGCTGCAAATATATTTAATGGAAAAATTCAATTTTCATCTGCATCTCGTTGGGTATCTGAAACACAATGGGAAATGGAAAATAAAAGAACAGAAATTCAAATAAATGATATTTTATTAACGATTGTTGGAACGATAGGCAGAACCGCCGTAGTTAAATCAAATAATAAATTTGCTTTACAAAGAAGTGTTGCTGTCATTAAGCCAATACAAATTGTTCCTGAATATATTAGTTATGCTTTACAATCCTCATTTTTATTAGATTTAATGGTGTCTAATAGTAAAGGAACTGCCCAAAAAGGGGTTTATTTAAATGCAATCAAAGAATTAACTATTCCACTCCCTCCACTGACCGAACAGCATCGTATTGTCGATAAAATCGAACAACTGTTTCCCTTTATCGACCAATATGCCAGGAAAGAGCAAGAATTGACCGCTTTAGATCAAGCCTTTCCTGAAAAACTCAAAAAATCCATTTTACAAGCAGCAATTCAAGGCAAATTAACCGAACAAGACCCAAATGATGAACCAGCGATTGCGTTGGTTAAACGTATTCAGCAAGAAAAAGTGCGGTTGGTTTCTGAGAAGAAATTGAAGAAAGCAAAACGGCAATCAGAGATTATTATGCGGGATAACATTCCTTATGAGATTATCGATGGGGTAGAGCGTTGTATTGCCGATGAAGTGCCATTTGAAATCCCTGAAAATTGGTGCTGGGTGAGGTTGGGGGATATTGGTAAAACAAATATCGGATTGACTTATTCTCCTTCAAATATATCTAATTTTGGTACTATTGTTCTTCGATCCGGAAACATAAAAAATGGATTATTAGATCTAAATGAGATTGTAAAAGTAAATTTAGATATACCCGAAACAAAAAAATGCAATAAGGGAGACATTTTAATTTGTGCCAGAAATGGCAGTAAAAAATTAGTTGGAAAATGTGCTATTATCGATCAAGAAGGATTTTCTTTTGGTGCATTTATGGCTATATTTAGAAGTGAATTTAATCAATATATATATCATTTTTTATGTTCTCCTTTATTTAGAAATGATTTTGATGGGATTAATACAACAACTATAAATCAAATCAAACAAGATAATCTAAATAATAGGCTTATTCCGTTACCTCCATTAAATGAACAAAAACGTATTGTAGATAAAATTGAAAAACTATTTTTAGAAATAGATAAATTAAAATAA